One window of the Solanum stenotomum isolate F172 chromosome 11, ASM1918654v1, whole genome shotgun sequence genome contains the following:
- the LOC125845983 gene encoding probable WRKY transcription factor 27: protein MEDNDWDLSVVVRSCNINKPNDVTVPNSGFVTSENDDWNAFDKKFVADMPNFNDLSEIFSIDFSVAHQKKSNDQVIITDQNSNQEMYLHPIQSNQFSQQIILPPLPTMIMCVSTTTTTPHESIYLQQLEKSDDQVIIMNQNDNLYLDPIKPTQFSQQIFLPTLPTTITCMPTKTTTPQELIDPQQQFEKLDDQVIIMDQNKNQEMYYNPIQPTQFCQQTFLPPLPTMITCVPTTTTTPQESIDLQQQLVIQDQVYPNFTMHMPTPLIKTFKRKNQSTRVVYEVLQEELTDDKWAWHKYGQKSIKRSPFPRNYFKCSTLGSCKATKIIEKSPKDENYFLVSYSVEHDHNPPTYRTSLALYNNSSKRKLPKSINIVPKALNLNASPSSSKRAKRFKVDASSISPFAPTLEIERNNEMVDVFVENKDDIEEEENMYDNIFMDFEELHELLLPSNGNEIDKRN from the exons ATGGAGGATAATGATTGGGATTTAAGCGTTGTAGTAAGAAGTTGTAATATTAATAAGCCTAACGATGTTACAGTTCCTAACTCAGGCTTTGTGACTTCTGAAAATGATGATTGGAATGCTTTTGACAAAAAATTTGTTGCTGACATGCCTAATTTTAATGACTTATCTGAGATTTTCTCTATAGATTTTTCAGTTGCTCACCAGAAAAAATCAAATGACCAGGTCATAATCACAGACCAAAATTCTAACCAAGAGATGTACTTACATCCCATTCAATCAAATCAATTTAGTCAACAAATCATTCTTCCTCCATTACCAACAATGATAATGTGTGTGTCAACAACGACTACAACACCACATGAGTCGATTTATCTACAACAACTTGAAAAATCAGATGACCAGGTTATAATTATGAATCAAAATGATAATTTGTACTTAGATCCCATTAAACCAACACAATTTAGTCAACAAATCTTTCTTCCTACGTTACCAACAACGATAACGTGTATGCCAACAAAAACTACAACACCACAAGAACTGATTGATCCACAAcaacaatttgaaaaattagaTGATCAGGTCATAATCATGGACCAAAACAAAAACCAAGAAATGTACTACAATCCCATTCAACCAACTCAATTTTGCCAACAAACTTTTCTTCCTCCATTGCCAACAATGATAACGTGTGTGCCAACAACTACTACAACACCACAAGAATCGATAGATCTACAACAACAACTTGTGATACAGGATCAGGTTTATCCTAATTTCACTATGCACATGCCGACTCCTCTGATCAAAACTTTTAAAAG aAAAAACCAATCAACAAGAGTTGTCTATGAAGTGTTGCAAGAGGAACTCACAGATGATAAATGGGCATGGCATAAGTATGGTCAGAAGTCAATCAAACGTTCTCCATTCCCGAG GAACTACTTTAAATGTAGTACATTAGGATCATGCAAAGCtacaaaaataattgagaaaagCCCAAAGGATGAGAACTATTTTTTGGTGTCCTATTCTGTTGAACACGACCATAATCCTCCTACATATCGTAcatctcttgctttatacaacaATAGTTCCAAACGCAAACTTccaaaaagtataaatattgTGCCCAAAGCGTTAAACTTGAATGCATCACCATCCTCGTCCAAGCGTGCTAAGCGTTTCAAAGTTGACGCATCTTCAATTAGTCCATTTGCACCTACACTTGAAATTGAGAGAAATAATGAAATGGTTGATGTTTTCGTGGAGAACAAAGACGATATTGAAGAGGAGGAGAACATGTATGACAATATTTTCATGGATTTTGAAGAACTCCATGAATTACTACTTCCATCTAATGGGAATGAAATAGACAAGAGGAATTGA
- the LOC125843792 gene encoding protein-tyrosine-phosphatase PTP1-like has product MAAAGNPLSSAVTSTEPPPTALGTANKPLDFSADSVPQRIVLSPDQRSHCLEALKALKEKRCHSPDKIASEFSALQENRLKASEMKSRCLVALDSTNISKNRYTDVIPFDNNRVVLDPCKDYRPSAKGYINASFIEISEGVSRFVATQGPLAHTFEDFWEMIIQQRCPVIVMLTRLVDNYKMVKCGDYFQAEDGPRTFGNICIVTKYITSDTSLVLRTLEVNYIESEEPPLCVLHIQYPEWPDHGVPRDTLAVREILKRTYNVPLSLGPIVVHCSAGIGRTGTYCTIHNTIQRILGGDMSALDIVNTVAIFRSQRIGMVQTMDQYLFCYDAIIDELEDLISDDNGEKSL; this is encoded by the exons ATGGCTGCCGCCGGTAATCCGTTATCCTCCGCTGTCACTTCCACAGAACCGCCACCTACTGCTCTTGGTACTGCTAATAAACCTTTGGATTTCTCTGCTGATTCAGTTCCACAGAGAATCGTACTGTCGCCTGATCAGCGTAGTCACTGTTTGGAAGCACTTAAAGCATTGAAGGAGAAAAGGTGTCACTCTCCGGACAAAATTGCCTCAGAGTTCTCCGCTTTGcag GAAAATAGGCTGAAAGCTTCGGAAATGAAGAGTAGATGCTTGGTGGCTTTGGACAGCACAAACATCAGCAAGAATCGTTATACTGATGTTATCCCAT TTGACAATAACAGGGTTGTTTTGGACCCATGTAAAGACTACAGACCTTCAGCTAAGGGATATATCAATGCAAGCTTTATAGAG ATATCTGAAGGGGTGTCTCGGTTTGTTGCAACACAAGGTCCACTAGCACACACCTTTGAAGACTTCTGGGAAATGATAATCCAGCAACGCTGTCCTGTGATTGTGATGCTTACACGATTGGTTGACAATTACAAG ATGGTGAAGTGTGGGGACTACTTTCAGGCAGAGGATGGGCCTAGAACATTTGGCAATATATGTATTGTGACAAAATATATAACGAGTGATACCTCCTTAGTATTGCGAACTCTGGAGGTGAACTATATTGAG TCAGAAGAACCACCTTTGTGTGTTTTACACATTCAGTATCCTGAATGGCCTGACCATGGAGTTCCAAGAGACACACTTGCTGTTCGTGAGATTCTGAAACGGACATACAATGTGCCTCTTAGTCTTGGACCAATTGTAGTACACTGCAG TGCTGGTATTGGTAGGACAGGAACATATTGCACAATCCATAATACCATCCAGAGAATACTGGGTGGAGATATGTCTGCTCTTGACATCGTTAATACAGTAGCCATTTTTAGGTCTCAGCGAATTGGGATGGTCCAGACCATG GATCAATACCTTTTCTGCTATGATGCCATTATTGATGAACTGGAAGACCTAATTTCAGATGACAATGGAGAGAAGAGTCTCTAA
- the LOC125843801 gene encoding RNA-binding protein Y14A, whose product MANAEVEAVDFEPEEDDLMDEDVDASSSPRATIPKLKSAITGGSSSAPKKTKGRGFREEAAESDRNARMSARFDSLDSEGGPGPERSIEGWIVLVTGVNEETQEDDLHNDFGEFGEIKNLHLNLDRRTGFVKGYAFIEYESFEEAQRAISEKDGAEFLTQTIHVDWAFSRGPFKRRNARRRSPHGHRSRSPRRRF is encoded by the exons ATGGCGAATGCAGAGGTGGAGGCGGTGGACTTTGAACCAGAGGAGGACGATCTGATGGACGAGGACGTGGATGCCTCGTCGTCTCCTAGGGCTACAATTCCTAAGCTCAAATCTGCCATTACTGGAGGCTCATCCTCTGCTCCTAAGAAGACCAAGGGACGTGGTTTTCGTGAAGAAGCTGCTGAGTCTGACCGTAATGCCCGCATGTCTGCCCGCTTTGATTCTCTCGATTCTGAAGGTGGTCCTGGTCCTGAACGAT CCATTGAAGGATGGATTGTTTTAGTTACTGGGGTTAATGAAGAGACACAAGAAGATGATCTTCATAATGATTTCGGTGAGTTTGGAGAAATCAAGAATTTGCATTTGAATCTGGATCGTCGGACTGGATTTGTGAAG GGATATGCATTCATAGAATATGAGAGCTTTGAAGAAGCACAAAGAGCTATAAGTGAGAAGGATGGAGCTGAGTTTCTCACACAGACTATACATGTTGATTGGGCATTCAGCAGGGGTCCTTTCAAGAGGAGGAATGCTAGGAGGAG